The following are from one region of the Paenibacillus sp. KS-LC4 genome:
- a CDS encoding AraC family transcriptional regulator, translating into MSLTEVRHIQETPQRQMELLLRFFGKEECEPLHSWGPGLRDLYIIHYVISGSGEFSTGGEAYQLSQGEGFLITPGAIVHYTADESDPWVYTWVGFDGLHARAFMQRAGLSVTRPIFRAKGASWFETSHQELVAAHGMGSRDILYQSILYRLIGELIECAEPALAEEQSLRANSKETYINEAITYIENNYSQKTTVEQIAQAVGLDRTYLSSLFKQQFDLSLQAFLLQFRMNRAVELLSSTQLSVSDISRSVGYTDPFLFSKMFKKVIGQSPRRTRELLEEQGKL; encoded by the coding sequence ATGTCTCTGACCGAGGTCAGACATATTCAGGAGACGCCGCAGCGGCAGATGGAGCTGCTTTTGCGATTTTTCGGCAAGGAAGAATGTGAGCCTCTGCATAGCTGGGGACCGGGCTTGCGCGACTTATATATTATCCATTATGTCATTAGCGGCTCAGGTGAATTTAGTACCGGGGGAGAAGCCTACCAGCTGTCACAAGGCGAGGGCTTTCTCATAACGCCAGGTGCGATTGTTCATTATACAGCGGATGAGTCTGATCCTTGGGTATATACGTGGGTTGGCTTTGACGGGCTTCATGCCAGAGCTTTTATGCAGCGGGCCGGGCTTAGTGTGACGCGGCCGATCTTTCGTGCAAAGGGCGCCAGCTGGTTCGAGACCAGCCACCAAGAGCTTGTGGCTGCCCATGGAATGGGCAGTCGGGACATTTTGTACCAGAGCATCTTATACCGTCTAATCGGTGAATTAATAGAATGTGCAGAGCCTGCATTAGCAGAGGAGCAGTCGCTGCGTGCCAACTCCAAGGAAACCTATATTAACGAAGCAATCACCTATATCGAAAATAACTACAGCCAAAAAACAACGGTTGAGCAAATCGCTCAGGCTGTTGGCTTGGATCGGACTTATTTGTCCAGCTTGTTCAAGCAGCAATTTGACCTGTCGCTGCAAGCCTTTTTGCTGCAATTTCGAATGAATCGGGCGGTAGAGCTGCTGAGCAGCACGCAGCTGTCCGTGAGTGATATTTCACGCTCGGTCGGCTACACCGATCCCTTCCTTTTCTCCAAAATGTTCAAAAAGGTTATTGGCCAATCGCCGCGCCGAACGCGAGAGCTGCTGGAGGAGCAGGGCAAGCTTTAA
- a CDS encoding TetR/AcrR family transcriptional regulator, translated as MNKKQLQSEQTKKKVASAARALFAQKGYKGTSIEDIVEATESSKGNIYYHFKSKEGLFLYLLEEWDLEWEQKWNEQQARYETSTEKLYAIVEQGVMDDFSHPLTKAADEFFNHEEKTSEVEKRMTAMIDRHLEFNKRLIQEGIDRGELEPMQVEHLAIILEGLFFGLNQLSRRSSTMDEVLTIYRTAVKVVLHGIASTKSEQAQ; from the coding sequence ATGAATAAGAAACAGCTGCAAAGCGAACAAACGAAGAAGAAAGTCGCAAGCGCCGCACGAGCGCTTTTTGCCCAGAAGGGCTATAAAGGCACTTCGATTGAAGATATTGTAGAGGCGACCGAAAGCAGCAAGGGCAATATTTATTACCATTTTAAGAGTAAAGAGGGCTTGTTTCTCTATCTATTAGAGGAATGGGATTTGGAATGGGAGCAAAAATGGAACGAGCAGCAGGCGCGCTATGAGACGTCCACCGAGAAGCTCTACGCCATCGTTGAGCAAGGGGTGATGGATGATTTCAGCCACCCGCTTACGAAAGCGGCAGATGAATTTTTCAATCATGAGGAGAAAACGAGTGAGGTGGAGAAGCGAATGACGGCCATGATCGACCGGCATTTGGAATTCAACAAACGCCTTATTCAGGAAGGCATTGACCGAGGCGAATTAGAGCCGATGCAGGTTGAACATTTGGCGATCATATTGGAAGGCTTGTTTTTCGGCTTGAATCAGCTGTCCAGACGCTCTTCTACGATGGATGAGGTTTTGACCATTTATAGAACTGCTGTAAAGGTCGTCCTTCACGGCATCGCAAGCACCAAAAGCGAGCAAGCCCAATGA
- a CDS encoding MFS transporter, which produces MSLLLRNRGAILLLMGNILLVFTGIGLVIPVMPAYMRELDLNGSILGFMVAAFSLAQLIFSPLAGRLSDSIGRKKMIVAGVTLFALSEWMFGAVSEPWLLFVSRILGGIGAAFSMPSIMAYVADVTSDEERAKGMGYINAAITTGFIIGPGIGGYLAEFGVRVPFYAAGIAGGVAAIVTLLVLPESKPNPALTPAASALSKTSASADEPSFMSQLLSSYKQPYFFSLVIVLVASFGLANYETVFGLYVDHRFGFTATDIAFIITFGSIAGAVVQVTIFGWILNRFGEQNVITWSLFIAGLFVLLMLLTNNYWMVFVVTFFLFLAVDILRPAIGTQISKMANDQQGYLAGLNSAFTSLGNILGPIAAGVLFDVNINFPYASAGIVLLLCFLLSMRAGKKKRAPLRG; this is translated from the coding sequence ATGTCACTACTACTACGAAACAGAGGGGCTATACTCCTTCTGATGGGCAATATTTTGCTCGTATTTACAGGCATCGGACTCGTGATTCCCGTTATGCCGGCCTATATGCGGGAGCTGGATTTGAATGGAAGCATACTAGGCTTCATGGTAGCGGCCTTTTCCCTAGCCCAGCTCATATTTTCACCGCTTGCAGGCAGACTTTCCGATTCTATCGGTCGAAAAAAAATGATTGTAGCTGGCGTCACGCTGTTCGCCCTCTCGGAATGGATGTTCGGCGCGGTCAGCGAGCCGTGGCTGCTGTTTGTTTCTCGCATCCTTGGCGGAATCGGGGCCGCCTTCAGCATGCCTTCCATTATGGCCTATGTCGCTGACGTTACTAGCGACGAAGAACGCGCCAAAGGCATGGGCTACATCAATGCCGCGATTACGACTGGGTTTATTATCGGCCCAGGCATCGGAGGATATTTGGCCGAATTTGGTGTACGGGTGCCCTTTTATGCAGCGGGAATTGCCGGCGGTGTTGCCGCCATTGTTACACTGCTCGTTCTGCCAGAATCCAAGCCGAATCCAGCTCTAACGCCTGCCGCTTCAGCTCTTTCTAAGACCTCGGCCTCGGCTGATGAGCCCAGCTTTATGTCCCAGCTGCTGTCCTCTTACAAACAGCCCTACTTTTTCAGCTTAGTCATCGTGCTTGTCGCTTCGTTCGGGCTTGCGAACTATGAGACGGTATTCGGCTTGTACGTTGACCATCGCTTCGGGTTTACAGCAACCGACATCGCTTTTATTATTACATTCGGCTCCATCGCTGGCGCGGTTGTACAGGTAACGATCTTCGGCTGGATTTTGAATCGGTTTGGCGAGCAGAACGTCATTACGTGGTCTTTGTTTATTGCGGGCCTATTCGTTCTGCTGATGCTGTTGACAAACAACTACTGGATGGTATTTGTCGTCACCTTCTTCCTGTTCCTTGCCGTCGATATTTTGCGCCCAGCCATAGGCACCCAAATTTCAAAAATGGCTAATGATCAGCAAGGCTACCTCGCTGGCTTGAACTCCGCTTTTACGAGCTTAGGCAACATTCTTGGACCAATCGCTGCGGGCGTATTGTTTGATGTGAATATCAATTTCCCATACGCCTCCGCTGGTATCGTGCTTCTGCTGTGCTTCCTTCTGTCCATGCGGGCAGGGAAAAAGAAACGGGCACCGCTTCGCGGCTAA
- a CDS encoding alpha-glucosidase/alpha-galactosidase — MAKITFLGAGSTVFVKNVLGDVMLTDALQGFELALFDIDAGRLRESEQLLLNMKESLGSSCVIKAYTDRKEALRGAKYVVNAIQVGGYDPCTITDFEIPKKYGLRQTIADTVGIGGIFRNLRTIPVVLDFAADIQEVCPDALFLNYTNPMAVLTNVLISQGGLQAVGLCHSVQICVPHLFEHLGIDTAGVKTKIAGINHMAWLLEATKDGVDLYPEIKRLAAEKQAEKHHDMVRYELMLKFGYYVTESSEHNAEYHPYFIKKNYPELIERLNIPLDEYPRRCIEQIKGWEERRDSMLGDKKIEHTRSHEYASHIMEAMETNNPYKIAGNVMNTGLITNLPREACVEVPCLVDRSGISPTFIGDLPPQLAALNRTNINTQLLTIEAAKTLKREHIYHAALLDPHTSAELSMDDIVSLCDELIEAHGSWLPAYR, encoded by the coding sequence TTGGCGAAAATTACATTCCTTGGTGCGGGCAGCACTGTTTTTGTGAAAAATGTATTGGGTGATGTCATGCTTACAGATGCTCTGCAAGGCTTCGAGTTAGCTTTGTTTGATATTGATGCGGGACGGCTGCGTGAATCTGAGCAGCTGCTGCTGAACATGAAGGAATCACTCGGAAGCAGCTGCGTCATTAAAGCGTATACCGACCGCAAGGAGGCGCTTCGCGGAGCCAAATATGTCGTCAATGCCATTCAGGTTGGCGGTTACGATCCTTGTACGATAACCGATTTCGAAATTCCGAAAAAATACGGCCTACGCCAAACCATTGCCGATACAGTCGGCATCGGCGGTATTTTCCGCAATCTGCGCACCATTCCGGTCGTACTTGATTTTGCAGCAGATATTCAGGAGGTTTGTCCAGACGCCCTGTTCCTCAACTACACCAACCCTATGGCTGTACTAACGAATGTGCTCATTTCGCAAGGCGGCTTGCAGGCTGTAGGACTTTGCCACAGCGTACAAATTTGTGTACCGCATCTATTCGAGCATTTGGGCATTGATACAGCAGGTGTCAAAACAAAGATCGCTGGCATTAACCATATGGCCTGGCTGCTGGAAGCAACGAAGGACGGCGTAGACCTGTACCCGGAAATTAAACGTCTCGCAGCGGAAAAGCAAGCTGAGAAGCATCACGATATGGTGCGTTACGAGCTCATGTTGAAATTCGGCTATTATGTAACAGAATCCTCCGAGCATAATGCGGAATATCATCCATACTTCATTAAAAAGAATTATCCAGAGCTGATTGAACGTCTTAATATTCCGCTCGATGAGTATCCGCGTCGTTGTATTGAGCAAATTAAAGGCTGGGAGGAAAGACGGGACTCGATGCTTGGCGATAAAAAGATTGAGCATACGCGCAGTCATGAATATGCCTCGCATATTATGGAAGCGATGGAGACCAATAACCCATATAAAATCGCCGGTAACGTCATGAATACGGGTTTGATCACGAACCTGCCAAGGGAAGCCTGCGTCGAGGTACCTTGCTTGGTCGACCGTTCCGGCATTTCTCCAACCTTCATTGGTGACCTTCCGCCACAGCTGGCAGCGTTAAACCGCACAAATATTAATACCCAGTTGCTCACGATTGAAGCCGCTAAAACCTTGAAGCGCGAGCATATTTATCATGCCGCTCTGCTTGACCCGCATACGTCGGCGGAGCTGTCTATGGATGATATCGTCTCACTTTGCGACGAGCTGATTGAAGCGCATGGCAGCTGGCTGCCAGCGTACCGATAA
- a CDS encoding class II fructose-bisphosphate aldolase produces the protein MALVSMKDMLNKGLKEGYAVGQFNINNLEWTQAILSAAQEEQSPVILGVSEGAARYMGGFTVVTAIVKSLIEEMKITVPVAIHLDHGSSFEKCKAAIDAGFTSVMIDASHSPFEENVKITKQVVEYAHERGISVEAELGTVGGQEDDVIADGVIYADPQECKQLVELTGIDCLAPALGSVHGPYKGEPNLGFKEMEEICQTIKLPLVLHGGTGIPTEQIKKSISLGTAKINVNTENQIAFTKIAREILTSDSEVFDPRKFLAPGRDAIKNTVMGKMREFGSSNKA, from the coding sequence ATGGCATTGGTTTCGATGAAAGATATGTTGAACAAAGGTTTAAAAGAAGGTTACGCAGTTGGTCAATTCAACATTAATAACTTGGAGTGGACGCAAGCTATTTTGAGCGCAGCTCAAGAAGAGCAATCCCCAGTTATTTTGGGCGTATCTGAAGGCGCAGCTCGTTACATGGGCGGTTTCACGGTTGTTACTGCAATCGTTAAATCCCTAATCGAGGAAATGAAAATTACAGTTCCAGTTGCGATTCACTTGGATCACGGCTCCAGCTTTGAGAAATGTAAGGCAGCAATCGACGCTGGCTTCACTTCTGTTATGATTGATGCTTCCCACTCGCCATTCGAAGAAAACGTAAAAATAACGAAGCAAGTGGTTGAATATGCACACGAGCGCGGCATTTCTGTTGAAGCTGAACTGGGAACAGTTGGCGGACAAGAGGATGACGTTATTGCTGATGGCGTTATCTACGCTGATCCACAAGAGTGTAAGCAACTGGTTGAGCTTACAGGGATTGATTGTCTGGCTCCAGCACTTGGTTCCGTTCACGGTCCTTACAAAGGCGAACCAAACCTGGGCTTCAAAGAAATGGAAGAAATTTGCCAAACGATCAAGCTGCCATTGGTATTGCACGGTGGTACGGGTATCCCTACTGAGCAAATCAAAAAATCCATTTCCCTTGGAACAGCTAAAATCAACGTGAACACAGAGAACCAAATCGCCTTCACTAAAATTGCTCGCGAAATTTTGACTTCGGATTCGGAAGTATTCGATCCACGTAAATTTTTGGCTCCAGGCCGCGATGCAATCAAAAATACGGTTATGGGTAAAATGCGCGAGTTCGGATCTTCCAACAAAGCGTAA
- a CDS encoding TM2 domain-containing protein, with amino-acid sequence MVKSDKNFVAAILLCFFLGSFGIHRFYAGKVGTGILMLITLGCFGIWTLIDLIMIICGAFKDSEGRQIKA; translated from the coding sequence GTGGTAAAGAGTGATAAAAATTTTGTAGCAGCAATATTATTATGTTTCTTTTTAGGATCTTTTGGCATTCACCGTTTTTATGCGGGAAAAGTGGGTACAGGTATTTTGATGCTGATTACATTGGGTTGCTTTGGTATCTGGACACTAATCGACTTGATTATGATCATTTGCGGGGCATTTAAAGATTCGGAAGGCCGTCAAATTAAAGCCTAA